In Halomonas alkalicola, the following proteins share a genomic window:
- a CDS encoding glutamine synthetase family protein produces the protein MKDLESWLKERRITEVECLVTDITGIARGKITPVSKFVAEKGMRLPESVLLQSVTGDYVEDDIYYSLLDPADIDMVCKPDAGAAYPVPWALEPTAQVIHDCFDKMGNPIELSARNQLKRVLALYAEQGWRPIVAPEMEFYLTKRCEDPDLPLQPPIGRSGRQETGRQSFSIDAANEFDPLFEDMYDWCEAQGLDIDTLIHEEGTAQMEINFRHGDPLTLADQVFLFKRTMREAALKHDVAATFMAKPVTNEPGSAMHIHQSVLDAKSGKSVFSNADGTMSQLFLHHIGGLQKFIPEALPLMAPNVNSFRRFLPDTSAPVNVEWGEENRTCGLRVPDSSPQNRRVENRLPGADANAYLAIAASLLCGYLGMIQKLNPSAPVQGRAFERRNLRLPFTLEQALERMEHCAELETYMGSKFVTGFVAVKRVENENFKRVISSWEREFLLLSV, from the coding sequence ATGAAAGACCTGGAAAGCTGGCTGAAGGAGCGACGCATCACCGAGGTGGAGTGCCTGGTGACGGATATCACCGGCATCGCCCGCGGCAAGATCACCCCGGTGTCGAAGTTCGTGGCCGAGAAGGGCATGCGCCTGCCGGAGAGCGTGCTGCTGCAGTCGGTGACCGGCGACTACGTCGAGGACGACATCTACTATTCGCTGCTCGACCCCGCCGATATCGATATGGTCTGCAAGCCCGATGCGGGGGCGGCCTACCCGGTGCCCTGGGCGCTGGAGCCCACCGCCCAGGTGATCCACGACTGCTTCGACAAGATGGGCAATCCCATCGAGCTCTCCGCCCGCAACCAGCTCAAGCGCGTGCTGGCGCTCTACGCCGAACAGGGCTGGCGCCCCATCGTGGCGCCGGAGATGGAGTTCTACCTCACCAAGCGCTGCGAGGACCCGGACCTGCCGCTGCAGCCGCCCATCGGCAGAAGCGGCCGCCAGGAGACCGGCCGCCAGTCCTTCTCCATCGACGCCGCCAACGAGTTCGACCCGCTCTTCGAGGACATGTACGACTGGTGCGAGGCCCAGGGGCTGGATATCGACACCCTGATCCACGAGGAGGGCACCGCCCAGATGGAGATCAACTTCCGTCACGGCGACCCGCTGACCCTGGCCGACCAGGTCTTCCTGTTCAAGCGCACCATGCGCGAGGCGGCGCTCAAGCACGACGTGGCCGCCACCTTCATGGCCAAGCCGGTGACCAATGAGCCGGGCAGCGCCATGCACATCCATCAGAGCGTGCTGGACGCGAAGAGCGGCAAGAGCGTCTTCTCCAACGCCGACGGCACCATGAGCCAGCTCTTCCTGCACCATATCGGCGGGCTGCAGAAGTTCATTCCCGAGGCGCTGCCGCTGATGGCTCCCAACGTCAACTCCTTCCGCCGCTTCCTGCCCGACACCTCGGCGCCGGTCAACGTCGAATGGGGGGAGGAGAACCGCACCTGCGGCCTGCGGGTACCCGACTCCAGCCCCCAGAACCGCCGGGTCGAGAACCGCCTGCCGGGAGCCGACGCCAACGCCTACCTGGCCATCGCGGCGTCCCTGCTGTGCGGCTACCTGGGGATGATCCAGAAGCTCAACCCCTCGGCCCCGGTGCAGGGGCGCGCCTTCGAGCGCCGCAACCTGCGCCTGCCCTTCACCCTGGAGCAGGCCCTGGAGCGCATGGAGCACTGCGCCGAGCTGGAGACCTACATGGGCAGCAAGTTCGTGACCGGCTTCGTGGCGGTCAAGCGGGTGGAGAACGAGAACTTCAAGCGCGTGATCAGCTCCTGGGAGCGGGAATTCCTGCTGCTGAGTGTCTGA
- a CDS encoding NAD(P)/FAD-dependent oxidoreductase: MTASATPPSSLDRRPASWYRDSIAVDLGPCPPLAGEVRADVCVIGGGITGCSAALHLAERGYSVVLLEASEIGFGASGRSGGQILPGLGTDIATVERALGLGAARDIWAMSREAVALTAELIERHAIPCDLAWGYLHAAVKSRHVRELKAFRDRLARDYGYEALTWLEGEALRERVVSDAYPGALHESEAGHLHPLNYTLGLARAARDAGAVLHEGSPALAIERGTPHRVVTPGGSVTADFVVLGTNAFQHRLVPELTGRVMRAANYLIATEPLGAARAARVLPKNDALSDANFVLDYYRLSADRRLIYGGEVSYTGREPRGLQARMDAKIARLFPALRGVAIDYRWGGEVAITLNRAPDFGRIGQTLYYAQGYSGHGMALAGLAGKLMAEAVAGQCERFDAFAAMPHRRFPGGERLRTPRLVLATAFYKLRDRL; this comes from the coding sequence TGGCGGGGGAGGTGCGTGCCGACGTCTGCGTGATCGGCGGCGGGATCACCGGCTGCTCGGCGGCGCTGCACCTGGCCGAGCGGGGCTATTCGGTGGTGCTGCTGGAGGCCAGCGAGATCGGCTTCGGTGCCTCCGGGCGCAGCGGCGGCCAGATCCTGCCGGGGCTCGGCACCGACATCGCCACCGTGGAGCGTGCGCTGGGCCTCGGCGCCGCCCGTGACATCTGGGCCATGAGCCGCGAGGCGGTGGCCCTCACCGCCGAGCTCATCGAGCGCCATGCCATCCCCTGCGATCTCGCCTGGGGCTACCTGCACGCCGCGGTGAAGTCGCGCCACGTGCGCGAGCTCAAGGCCTTCCGCGACCGCCTGGCCCGAGACTATGGCTACGAGGCGCTGACCTGGCTCGAGGGCGAGGCCCTGCGCGAGCGCGTGGTCAGCGATGCCTATCCCGGGGCGCTCCACGAGAGCGAGGCGGGGCACCTGCATCCGCTCAACTACACCCTGGGGCTGGCCCGCGCCGCTCGCGACGCCGGCGCGGTGCTCCACGAGGGCAGTCCGGCGCTCGCGATCGAGCGCGGCACTCCCCACCGGGTGGTCACGCCCGGCGGCAGCGTCACCGCCGACTTCGTGGTGCTGGGTACCAACGCCTTCCAGCACCGCCTGGTGCCGGAGCTCACCGGCCGGGTGATGCGCGCCGCCAACTACCTCATCGCCACCGAGCCCCTCGGCGCCGCCCGCGCCGCCCGGGTGCTGCCGAAGAACGATGCCCTCTCGGACGCCAACTTCGTCCTCGACTACTATCGTCTCTCCGCCGACCGGCGGCTGATCTACGGCGGCGAGGTGAGCTATACCGGGCGTGAGCCCAGGGGGCTTCAGGCGCGCATGGACGCCAAGATCGCCCGGCTCTTCCCGGCGCTGCGTGGCGTCGCCATCGACTACCGCTGGGGCGGCGAGGTGGCCATCACCCTCAACCGGGCGCCGGACTTCGGCCGCATCGGCCAGACGCTCTACTATGCCCAGGGCTACTCCGGCCACGGCATGGCGCTGGCGGGGCTGGCCGGCAAGCTGATGGCGGAGGCGGTGGCCGGCCAGTGCGAGCGCTTCGACGCCTTCGCCGCCATGCCCCACCGGCGCTTTCCCGGCGGAGAGCGGCTGCGCACGCCGCGGCTGGTGCTGGCCACCGCCTTCTACAAGCTGCGTGATCGACTATGA